Proteins from one Leptospira johnsonii genomic window:
- the trhO gene encoding oxygen-dependent tRNA uridine(34) hydroxylase TrhO: protein MKHKPLHNIYSKDILRKKLEAENFERTTISFYRYAILDDPNLLRNELYKEWESLGVLGRIYIAREGINAQLSVPEFNFQKFRDSIDARKEFKNVPFKVAVEQKSYSFLKLDIRVRNKIVADGLADDTFDVTNVGTHLTAEEFNKKLESPETIVVDVRNHYESEIGHFEGALLPQADTFREELPMIIELLQDRKDKEIVMYCTGGIRCEKASAYLKHHGFQNVYQLHGGIISYASEIKEKGLDSKFKGKNFVFDARLQETVGEEILSECHQCDQKSARHINCANPACHILFIQCESCAEKFDNCCSVECQKIAALPVEEQKKLRKGKAASNQHFSKSKIRPKVFELYKGK from the coding sequence ATGAAACATAAACCTCTTCATAATATTTACAGTAAGGATATTCTCAGAAAGAAGTTAGAGGCAGAAAACTTCGAACGCACTACTATTTCCTTTTATCGATATGCGATCTTAGATGATCCGAACCTTCTCCGCAACGAATTATACAAAGAATGGGAATCCTTGGGAGTGCTCGGAAGGATCTATATCGCGAGAGAAGGGATCAATGCTCAATTATCTGTGCCTGAATTTAATTTTCAAAAGTTCAGAGACTCTATTGATGCAAGAAAAGAATTCAAGAATGTTCCGTTCAAGGTTGCTGTGGAACAAAAGTCTTATTCATTCTTGAAATTGGACATACGAGTCCGCAATAAGATCGTCGCAGACGGTCTTGCAGACGATACTTTCGATGTAACCAATGTTGGGACACATTTAACCGCAGAAGAATTCAATAAAAAGTTAGAATCTCCCGAGACTATCGTAGTGGATGTTCGTAACCATTATGAATCCGAAATAGGGCATTTCGAGGGTGCATTACTTCCGCAAGCGGACACTTTCCGGGAAGAATTACCTATGATCATTGAACTTCTACAGGATAGAAAGGATAAGGAAATCGTAATGTATTGCACTGGAGGTATTCGATGCGAGAAGGCTTCCGCTTATCTAAAACATCATGGATTCCAAAATGTGTATCAGCTGCATGGGGGAATTATCTCTTACGCTTCCGAAATTAAGGAGAAGGGACTGGACTCCAAGTTTAAGGGAAAAAATTTCGTGTTCGACGCGAGACTCCAAGAAACCGTGGGAGAAGAGATCCTAAGTGAATGCCACCAATGCGATCAAAAATCCGCAAGGCATATCAATTGTGCAAATCCTGCCTGTCATATTCTATTCATCCAATGCGAGTCCTGCGCGGAAAAATTTGATAATTGCTGCTCTGTGGAATGCCAAAAGATTGCGGCTTTGCCTGTGGAAGAACAGAAAAAATTAAGAAAAGGTAAAGCAGCCTCTAACCAACATTTTTCCAAATCCAAGATCCGGCCCAAGGTTTTCGAACTTTACAAAGGAAAATAA
- a CDS encoding TauD/TfdA family dioxygenase: MKTNTISRSGKSAIKKVSPNKTKPKGIGRVERSFFPGKELPRIYGPGDTNALEPGFLAAWVSKNKKSIEADLLEYGAILFRGFQISSPQEFEDVALGLDKNLKTDYLGTSPRNKVTQFVHTASELPPHYPIMQHAEMSFLDKPPRKLMFFCAVAPKEHGETPITDLRKIYEDLDPDLLKKFETKGVKYIRKYDGPNASRYNLWKTKRWDEMFSTKEKKQVEKIAAQQRFQVEWLPEDGLKLTNKQVAVRKHPIAKTKAWHNHSQVFHQDAARLEYAKILKQQGSFRSLILAGVLYVLTFLKKKLVEPKDQDTNVIFGDDSEISVSEIGKVSQTFWKHLSIFSWQKGDVLLIDNYSVSHGRLPFSGPREILVTWTD; this comes from the coding sequence CCGGGTAGAAAGATCTTTTTTCCCAGGAAAGGAACTCCCCAGGATTTACGGTCCGGGAGACACGAACGCTTTAGAGCCTGGCTTTTTGGCTGCATGGGTCTCTAAAAATAAAAAATCCATCGAAGCGGATCTATTGGAATACGGTGCTATCTTATTCAGAGGTTTTCAAATTTCTTCCCCTCAAGAATTCGAAGACGTTGCTCTAGGCTTGGATAAAAATCTAAAGACAGATTATTTGGGAACTTCTCCCAGAAACAAAGTTACCCAGTTTGTCCACACTGCAAGCGAACTTCCCCCTCATTATCCTATCATGCAACATGCTGAGATGAGCTTTTTAGACAAACCTCCTCGTAAACTAATGTTCTTCTGCGCTGTTGCACCCAAAGAACACGGAGAGACTCCGATCACAGACCTTCGGAAAATATACGAGGACCTGGACCCGGATCTATTAAAGAAATTTGAAACCAAGGGAGTCAAATACATCCGCAAGTACGACGGCCCGAATGCTTCTCGTTATAATCTTTGGAAAACGAAACGTTGGGACGAGATGTTTTCTACCAAAGAAAAAAAGCAGGTAGAAAAGATCGCTGCCCAACAAAGATTCCAAGTAGAATGGCTACCTGAAGACGGATTAAAACTCACAAATAAGCAGGTTGCAGTCAGAAAGCACCCAATCGCTAAAACGAAAGCTTGGCATAACCATAGTCAGGTATTCCACCAAGACGCGGCCAGATTAGAATATGCAAAAATTCTAAAACAGCAAGGATCTTTCCGAAGCCTGATCCTGGCAGGAGTATTGTACGTTCTCACATTCTTGAAGAAAAAGCTTGTGGAACCAAAGGACCAAGACACGAATGTGATCTTCGGAGATGATTCCGAGATCAGCGTTTCGGAGATCGGCAAGGTCAGTCAAACATTCTGGAAACATTTGTCTATATTCTCCTGGCAAAAAGGGGACGTACTTTTGATAGACAATTATTCGGTTTCCCACGGAAGATTACCATTCTCCGGCCCAAGGGAAATTTTAGTCACCTGGACGGACTAA
- a CDS encoding DEAD/DEAH box helicase — MKPKKTFLELGLSEDVLKAVSDLGFTEPSSIQSEAIPLILSGRDVIGHSRTGTGKTAAFAIPSLEILEEVKQSPQVLVLCPTRELVVQVAEEFRKLGKYKEDFQVAAIYGGDDITKQFKALKRSPQVIVGTPGRTMDHMDRRTLDLSKVKMVILDEADEMLDMGFLEDMEIILAKVPEERQTILFSATLSAKVMGITKKFQNSPKVVDVTGGKADRPKIRQIYFEMRESVKPEALIRLLEYHTPKASLVFCNTKVKVDETVEFLKSKGIFSEGLHGDLSQNQRNKVMSGFRAGLVTVLVATDVAGRGIDVSDVEAVVNYDIPRDSEDYVHRIGRTGRAGRKGLALSFVSSREFKTLRRIREDHEFEMELGKIPDISELTEKKFLEYSHVVKEVSEEGDVSEYSKLVKKLTSEGIPAERLAAALFKLALAEKSEKFDSEVRFDQDPKGYREKEAPSRNDRRFGGKSNQKGKRDHKDKNRNSNRFHPSRKKSSSSSSSGGGSSRPKAKR; from the coding sequence TTGAAACCTAAAAAAACATTCCTTGAACTCGGACTATCCGAGGACGTCTTAAAAGCAGTATCCGATCTAGGATTTACCGAACCTTCTTCCATTCAATCCGAAGCTATTCCACTCATTCTTTCCGGAAGAGACGTAATCGGGCATTCTCGTACTGGAACCGGCAAAACGGCTGCATTCGCAATCCCTAGTTTAGAAATATTAGAAGAAGTAAAACAATCCCCACAAGTATTAGTACTCTGCCCTACCAGAGAATTGGTGGTCCAAGTCGCAGAAGAGTTTAGAAAATTAGGAAAATATAAAGAAGATTTCCAAGTAGCCGCGATCTATGGTGGAGACGATATTACTAAACAATTCAAAGCTTTAAAAAGAAGTCCGCAAGTGATCGTTGGAACTCCAGGTAGGACCATGGACCATATGGATCGCAGGACATTAGATCTGAGCAAGGTCAAAATGGTGATCCTGGATGAGGCCGACGAAATGTTGGACATGGGATTTTTAGAGGATATGGAAATCATCCTCGCAAAAGTCCCTGAAGAAAGACAGACCATTCTATTCTCCGCAACCCTTTCCGCAAAAGTGATGGGGATCACTAAAAAGTTCCAAAATTCTCCTAAGGTCGTAGACGTTACCGGAGGAAAAGCGGACAGACCTAAGATCCGCCAGATCTATTTCGAAATGAGAGAAAGCGTCAAACCTGAGGCATTGATACGTCTTTTAGAATATCATACTCCTAAGGCTTCATTAGTATTTTGCAATACTAAAGTCAAAGTGGACGAAACTGTTGAATTCTTAAAATCCAAAGGAATCTTTTCCGAAGGATTACACGGAGATCTTTCCCAAAACCAAAGGAACAAGGTGATGTCCGGATTCCGCGCAGGACTGGTAACCGTTCTTGTGGCAACGGATGTGGCAGGTAGAGGAATTGACGTAAGCGACGTAGAAGCAGTGGTCAATTACGATATTCCGAGAGATTCAGAAGACTATGTGCACCGTATCGGTCGTACAGGAAGAGCAGGAAGAAAAGGTCTCGCACTCAGCTTCGTTTCCAGTAGAGAATTCAAGACATTACGCAGGATCAGAGAAGACCACGAATTTGAAATGGAACTCGGAAAGATCCCCGATATTTCAGAACTCACAGAAAAGAAATTTTTAGAATATTCACATGTAGTAAAAGAAGTTTCGGAAGAAGGAGACGTTTCCGAATATTCCAAACTTGTAAAGAAGCTCACCTCCGAAGGTATCCCCGCAGAACGTTTGGCGGCTGCACTTTTCAAATTGGCTTTAGCGGAAAAATCCGAAAAATTCGACTCCGAAGTACGTTTTGACCAAGATCCAAAAGGTTACCGAGAAAAAGAAGCTCCGTCTCGTAACGACAGACGTTTTGGTGGAAAATCCAATCAAAAAGGAAAAAGAGATCATAAGGATAAAAATCGAAATTCTAATCGATTCCATCCAAGTCGGAAAAAAAGTTCCAGCTCCAGCTCCTCCGGCGGTGGCTCTTCTCGCCCAAAAGCAAAACGTTAA
- a CDS encoding adenylate/guanylate cyclase domain-containing protein translates to MDLTRWDYKSNPTINLQGDWSFFPNTFQPDLNSEKSPEFRKIPGVWQGAGYALLKLKILLPEKHGRLAIYSKHQATAFEILVNGVSAGSSGKPGTSFETSTPDNRPVYYEWNEPTREVDISFKISNFHHRLTGLWFDIRFGDAEALYKEILILRDWDLFLAGLFFMSTIYHLGLFFLRRQDRTPLVFALFCFCLFFRLFVTEEKLIQFYFPWVGYRISMNLEYLTMYAALPLGLHFLRHSFPAYFPRKWMLLFYLIAFTFSLSTLFPFPMASKPVPYYQMVFLGGVVFALIVLFRAIIHKEQYSLTIGFAIFALIVAGIFDMLAARQIIFARFIIPIGLFVAILTQTFILSSRYRDLYREKEKLSDRLQRLNETYSRFVPISFLEFLGKGKLEDMRPGDQIKKEMTILFADIRSFTEISESLDSKESFELLNSYISEMEPLIHSNHGFVDKYFGDAIMALFPESSDDAVNAAISMQNRILDYNQRRMDQGNRAIGVGIGIHTGSLMMGLVGSGDRMESTVISDAVHLASKLEALNKYYGSNILISEDTYSRLKSPEKFLLRKLDKLKFRGKEEPRAIYELGDYLSKTEKEAFLKSKSNFERGVELFHFGKYLDSGESFREALRMYSGDRAANLYLKRCTEQIYSSTVRVQPGPDLA, encoded by the coding sequence TTGGATTTAACCCGTTGGGATTATAAATCCAATCCTACTATCAATCTCCAGGGAGATTGGTCTTTTTTTCCGAATACATTTCAACCGGATCTTAATTCCGAAAAATCCCCCGAATTCCGTAAGATCCCTGGAGTTTGGCAGGGTGCAGGTTATGCGCTTCTTAAATTAAAAATACTTCTTCCTGAAAAACATGGGCGTTTAGCGATCTATTCCAAACACCAGGCAACAGCTTTTGAAATTTTGGTCAACGGTGTTTCCGCAGGTAGTTCGGGAAAACCAGGAACTTCTTTTGAGACAAGCACTCCGGACAATCGGCCGGTTTATTATGAATGGAATGAGCCCACCCGTGAAGTGGATATTAGTTTCAAAATTTCTAATTTTCATCATAGGTTGACAGGACTTTGGTTCGATATCCGTTTCGGAGATGCGGAGGCTCTTTATAAAGAAATTCTAATACTTCGGGATTGGGATCTTTTTTTGGCAGGACTGTTCTTCATGTCCACTATTTACCATCTTGGTCTTTTCTTTCTCAGAAGGCAGGATCGTACTCCTTTGGTTTTCGCATTATTCTGCTTTTGTTTATTCTTTCGTTTGTTTGTGACTGAGGAAAAATTGATCCAATTCTATTTTCCTTGGGTAGGTTATCGTATTTCCATGAATCTGGAATATCTGACCATGTATGCGGCTTTACCTTTAGGGCTTCATTTTTTACGACATTCCTTTCCGGCTTACTTCCCGCGAAAATGGATGTTATTATTCTATCTGATTGCTTTTACATTTTCCTTAAGTACACTTTTCCCTTTCCCGATGGCTTCGAAGCCTGTTCCTTATTATCAGATGGTCTTTTTAGGTGGAGTGGTATTCGCACTCATAGTACTTTTTAGGGCGATCATTCACAAAGAACAATATTCTCTTACAATCGGATTTGCGATCTTCGCATTAATAGTGGCGGGGATTTTCGATATGCTTGCTGCCAGACAGATCATATTCGCAAGGTTTATTATTCCGATCGGTTTGTTTGTAGCAATTCTTACTCAGACATTTATTCTTTCTTCCAGATACAGAGATCTATATAGAGAAAAGGAAAAACTCTCGGATCGCCTACAACGTTTGAACGAAACATATAGCAGATTTGTTCCTATCAGCTTTTTGGAATTTTTAGGAAAAGGAAAGCTGGAGGATATGAGGCCAGGGGACCAGATCAAAAAGGAAATGACCATCCTATTTGCTGATATTAGGTCCTTTACAGAGATTTCGGAAAGTCTGGATTCCAAGGAAAGTTTTGAATTACTAAATTCTTATATTTCAGAGATGGAGCCTCTTATTCATTCCAACCACGGTTTTGTGGATAAGTATTTCGGGGATGCGATTATGGCACTCTTCCCGGAAAGCTCTGACGATGCGGTGAACGCAGCCATCTCCATGCAAAATCGTATTTTGGATTATAACCAAAGAAGAATGGACCAAGGAAATCGAGCAATCGGAGTTGGGATCGGGATCCATACCGGTTCCTTGATGATGGGTTTGGTCGGTTCAGGAGATCGTATGGAAAGCACAGTGATCTCTGATGCGGTCCATCTGGCCTCTAAATTAGAAGCTTTGAATAAATATTACGGTTCTAATATATTGATCAGCGAAGATACTTATTCTAGATTAAAATCTCCCGAAAAATTCTTACTTCGTAAATTGGATAAACTCAAATTTAGAGGAAAAGAAGAACCTAGAGCGATCTACGAATTGGGAGATTACTTAAGCAAAACCGAAAAAGAGGCATTCTTAAAATCTAAAAGTAATTTTGAAAGGGGAGTGGAGCTTTTCCATTTCGGGAAATATTTAGATTCTGGAGAATCTTTTAGAGAGGCTCTAAGGATGTATTCCGGAGACAGGGCCGCGAACTTATACTTAAAACGTTGTACGGAACAAATTTATTCTTCGACCGTAAGAGTGCAGCCCGGTCCGGATCTAGCGTAA
- a CDS encoding LIC12353 family lipoprotein: MFRNHFKINVLLLTVFAIIGNCGDGLRGKPTQAIPELAGFYVNEKSKEWFDKGKIKIQTLWIRRTAKGEMEFSGETLTRLQFSISENREELKVKSGKIQTSDRELLFFETIAREFHRNYHGKNTEDPKSWEVRSFGPFIKVKEFGKLLGEGTGRSAEFSQDKNSIVFSNGDVYRRIGNPLLGRISINLGKFKKTIDNEVAGVILFPLDAQAFPQTEGKQNFFALFSTTDTLAVGTPIKIAEFPGQVQEVFENVAVVELNKTKPGIAAPKIQNFSSIILDGVVDSKTISQKESTDELIRRLKQDPNVSKEELIRELEKLKTKE; this comes from the coding sequence ATGTTTCGAAACCATTTCAAAATAAATGTACTTCTTTTAACCGTGTTCGCTATTATCGGGAACTGTGGAGATGGCTTAAGAGGCAAACCTACGCAGGCGATACCGGAACTGGCAGGATTTTATGTGAACGAGAAATCAAAAGAGTGGTTCGACAAGGGAAAGATCAAAATACAAACTCTTTGGATCCGACGTACGGCAAAAGGAGAAATGGAATTTTCCGGCGAAACATTGACCAGACTCCAATTTAGCATTAGCGAAAATAGGGAAGAATTAAAAGTCAAATCAGGGAAGATACAAACGAGCGATAGAGAACTTTTATTTTTCGAAACAATTGCAAGAGAATTCCATCGCAACTACCACGGCAAAAATACGGAAGACCCTAAAAGCTGGGAGGTACGTTCCTTCGGGCCATTTATAAAAGTAAAAGAATTTGGCAAATTATTGGGAGAAGGAACCGGAAGATCCGCAGAATTTTCCCAGGACAAAAACTCCATCGTATTTTCCAACGGAGATGTTTACAGAAGGATAGGCAATCCTCTCTTGGGGAGGATCTCCATCAATCTTGGAAAATTCAAAAAGACCATAGATAACGAGGTGGCAGGAGTAATATTATTTCCTTTAGATGCACAAGCATTCCCTCAAACGGAAGGAAAACAAAACTTCTTCGCGCTATTTTCCACCACAGATACTTTAGCTGTAGGAACTCCAATCAAGATCGCCGAATTTCCGGGCCAGGTCCAAGAAGTTTTCGAAAATGTAGCGGTTGTAGAATTGAACAAGACCAAACCCGGGATTGCAGCTCCCAAGATCCAAAACTTCTCTTCTATAATTTTAGATGGTGTAGTGGATAGCAAAACAATCTCTCAAAAAGAGAGTACGGACGAATTGATCCGAAGATTAAAACAAGACCCGAACGTTTCTAAAGAAGAGCTGATCCGGGAACTGGAAAAGCTTAAGACCAAAGAATAA
- the rmuC gene encoding DNA recombination protein RmuC, which produces MEFAIVLLTGLLIGFGLAFFLAKALYSKESGINPNEHEKLKLDKAGLLTSEQRSKERILQLEKELKENSEKTEKAIGYYQAMKKESDLLKERLENQKKEFEELMTKLDEKFKHAANQALLDNSQKFNQQTHEKMTDLLRPFKEEIEKFGVKVELSHKEHKDDTANLKAQINNLLEMNKTLSEDAKSLASALKGNSKTQGDWGEGILENILQNSGLVKGREYTSQESVQTEDGRLRPDIVVKLPSGKSIVIDSKVSLTAYVEYASAETEDIKKAALQRHLKSLYEHVSGLYKKNYQSLYGIESLDFVLMFLPVEPSYYEAVRTDPKFLEEAYAKNILIVTPSTLMVSLKMVANLWRKEKQNKNSEQIAEESGKMYDKIVEIVTALEALGKSIDKSKDNYDAVLGKLKSGRGNLLGRAENIRKLGAKVRKSLDSTSDDSQEDAEETLFLNGE; this is translated from the coding sequence ATGGAATTTGCAATCGTATTACTCACCGGTCTTCTCATCGGCTTTGGCCTGGCATTCTTCTTGGCAAAGGCTCTCTATTCCAAAGAGTCTGGGATCAATCCGAATGAACACGAAAAGTTAAAATTAGACAAAGCGGGACTTCTCACCTCGGAGCAAAGATCTAAGGAAAGGATCCTTCAGTTAGAAAAAGAGTTAAAAGAGAATTCCGAAAAAACGGAAAAAGCGATCGGCTATTACCAAGCCATGAAAAAAGAATCCGATCTTTTAAAGGAAAGATTGGAAAACCAAAAAAAAGAATTCGAAGAGCTCATGACCAAGCTGGACGAAAAGTTCAAACATGCAGCCAATCAGGCGTTGCTGGACAATTCCCAAAAATTCAACCAACAAACCCACGAAAAAATGACCGACCTACTTCGTCCTTTTAAGGAAGAAATAGAAAAGTTCGGGGTCAAAGTAGAACTTTCTCATAAAGAGCATAAGGACGATACCGCAAACCTAAAGGCTCAGATCAATAATCTATTAGAAATGAATAAAACACTTTCTGAAGATGCCAAAAGCTTGGCCTCCGCTCTGAAAGGAAACTCCAAGACCCAAGGGGATTGGGGAGAAGGAATCCTAGAAAACATCCTTCAAAATAGCGGTTTAGTCAAAGGAAGAGAATACACTTCTCAGGAATCCGTACAAACGGAAGACGGAAGATTGAGACCGGATATAGTAGTCAAACTTCCTTCCGGAAAATCGATCGTAATAGACTCCAAGGTTTCCTTAACCGCATATGTAGAATACGCTTCCGCGGAAACGGAAGATATTAAAAAGGCAGCTCTGCAAAGACATCTCAAAAGTTTATATGAGCATGTTTCCGGATTATACAAGAAGAATTACCAGTCTTTGTATGGAATAGAATCCTTGGACTTTGTGTTGATGTTCCTTCCAGTGGAACCTTCTTATTATGAAGCTGTTCGTACAGATCCTAAATTTTTAGAAGAAGCTTATGCAAAAAATATCCTGATAGTTACTCCTTCCACTCTAATGGTTTCCTTAAAGATGGTAGCCAATCTTTGGAGAAAGGAAAAACAAAACAAGAACTCAGAACAGATCGCAGAAGAATCCGGCAAGATGTACGACAAGATCGTAGAGATCGTCACCGCATTGGAAGCACTTGGAAAGTCCATAGATAAGTCCAAGGACAACTATGATGCAGTTCTAGGAAAATTAAAATCAGGCAGAGGAAATCTTTTAGGAAGAGCGGAGAATATTCGTAAACTTGGAGCCAAAGTCCGCAAGTCCTTAGATTCTACTTCCGATGATTCCCAAGAAGATGCGGAAGAAACTCTGTTTTTAAACGGAGAATAA
- a CDS encoding bile acid:sodium symporter family protein, with translation MQDYDLVRLNFSQGGLFVLNICLGLIMYGVSLELTIADFTNLRKQPKAAIVGLFSQLVLLPALTVGLLYILKPHPGLALGMILVAACPGGNMSNFISLLAKGNVPLSISLTATTTVLAWFFTPFNFFFWGKLYSPAADRLKEISLNPLDVFLSIFLILVLPLILGALTNRFLPKIASSLKKPMRIGSTVLLGVFILIAFVGNWRSFVEFGAVLFWLVLLHNGSALTVGYLVSWIAGLAHKERKTISLETGLQNSGLGLILIFTFFQGIGSMALIAAWWGVWHLISGLFLAAIWGREKTT, from the coding sequence ATGCAAGATTACGATTTAGTTAGATTGAATTTCAGTCAAGGAGGACTCTTTGTACTGAATATATGTTTGGGACTCATCATGTATGGAGTCTCACTGGAATTGACCATCGCAGATTTTACGAATTTAAGAAAACAACCTAAAGCAGCGATTGTAGGTCTATTCTCCCAATTAGTATTATTGCCAGCACTCACGGTCGGATTACTTTATATTTTAAAACCTCATCCGGGTTTGGCTCTTGGAATGATCTTAGTGGCAGCATGTCCGGGTGGAAACATGTCCAATTTTATAAGCCTCCTTGCAAAAGGAAACGTTCCTCTTTCCATTTCGCTTACCGCGACTACTACCGTTTTAGCATGGTTTTTTACTCCGTTTAATTTTTTCTTTTGGGGAAAATTATATTCGCCTGCTGCAGACAGATTAAAAGAGATCAGTTTAAATCCGTTAGATGTATTTCTTTCGATTTTCCTAATATTGGTCTTACCTTTGATCTTAGGAGCTCTTACAAATCGTTTTCTTCCTAAGATTGCTTCTTCTTTAAAAAAACCGATGAGGATCGGATCTACGGTTTTACTCGGGGTTTTTATTCTGATCGCATTCGTGGGAAACTGGAGATCATTTGTGGAGTTCGGAGCGGTTTTATTTTGGCTCGTACTTCTTCATAATGGCTCAGCGTTGACTGTTGGATATCTTGTTTCTTGGATCGCTGGCCTTGCTCATAAGGAAAGAAAAACCATCTCTTTAGAAACCGGACTCCAAAACTCAGGGCTTGGTCTTATCTTAATTTTTACATTCTTCCAAGGAATCGGATCTATGGCGCTCATCGCTGCTTGGTGGGGAGTCTGGCATTTGATTAGCGGGCTCTTCTTAGCAGCTATCTGGGGAAGAGAAAAAACGACCTGA
- a CDS encoding DNA alkylation repair protein — protein MPKSKTAVKTKLLGGEDSKAEDVIREVRNIADPKAVEILSRFFKTGKGEYGEGDLFLGIKVPPLRKISKSYQGLPLPELQKIVKSKYHEERLLGFFILCEKFQKTPEQEREQLHLFYLKNLKYVNNWDIVDLSSRELIGDYLLDKKRDILYKLVKSDNIWERRVAIISTYAFIRKGDFKDTLKISELLLTDKEDLIHKAVGWMLREVGNRSLKPETDFLDKHAHKMPRTMLRYAIEKFPEKLRLKYMKAGKE, from the coding sequence ATGCCCAAGTCCAAAACAGCTGTAAAAACTAAATTATTAGGGGGAGAAGATTCCAAGGCGGAAGATGTGATCCGCGAGGTCCGAAATATCGCCGACCCGAAAGCTGTGGAGATACTCTCCCGATTTTTCAAAACTGGAAAGGGAGAATATGGAGAAGGTGATCTATTCTTAGGGATAAAAGTCCCACCTTTACGAAAAATTTCCAAATCGTATCAAGGACTTCCGTTACCCGAACTACAAAAGATCGTTAAATCGAAATACCATGAAGAAAGACTTCTAGGTTTTTTTATACTATGTGAGAAGTTCCAAAAAACTCCCGAACAAGAAAGAGAACAACTACACCTATTCTATTTAAAAAACTTAAAATACGTGAACAATTGGGACATCGTAGATCTAAGTTCCAGAGAATTGATCGGAGATTATCTTTTAGATAAGAAAAGAGACATCCTATATAAACTCGTTAAGTCGGACAATATATGGGAAAGGAGGGTTGCGATCATCTCTACTTACGCCTTTATCCGTAAAGGAGACTTTAAAGATACCTTAAAGATCTCTGAATTACTCTTAACCGATAAAGAGGATCTCATCCATAAAGCAGTGGGCTGGATGCTAAGAGAAGTAGGGAATAGAAGTTTAAAACCCGAGACCGACTTTTTAGATAAACATGCCCATAAGATGCCTAGAACCATGCTTAGATATGCTATAGAAAAGTTTCCTGAGAAGCTAAGACTGAAATATATGAAAGCAGGAAAGGAATAA
- the ygiD gene encoding 4,5-DOPA dioxygenase extradiol, translated as MQKLPVFFVGHGSPMNALGPNPLADTWAESTKDFPEPKAILSISAHWFTRGTYVTANQSPPTIHDFYGFPQELFDVQYSAPGDPKLAEELSKSKEAQVIQDDSWGLDHGTWSVLRNMYPKANIPVVQLSLDATKPGEWHYEFAKSLSKLRENGVLILGSGDMVHNLRLYDWKNQDKAHDWALEANSTFKDLIQKRDWKNLANYQKLGTAVQMAIPTPEHYFPMLYALALAEEKEEIRFYNDIIQSSVSLTSMKIS; from the coding sequence ATGCAGAAATTACCGGTATTTTTTGTAGGCCATGGAAGTCCAATGAACGCTCTCGGACCAAATCCGTTAGCCGACACTTGGGCGGAATCCACGAAAGATTTTCCGGAACCTAAAGCCATCCTAAGTATTTCTGCTCATTGGTTTACTCGAGGAACATACGTAACCGCGAACCAGTCTCCTCCTACTATTCATGATTTTTACGGATTCCCTCAGGAATTATTCGATGTGCAGTATTCTGCACCTGGAGATCCAAAACTTGCAGAAGAACTTTCCAAATCCAAAGAAGCGCAAGTAATCCAAGATGATTCTTGGGGACTCGACCATGGGACTTGGAGTGTTCTTAGGAATATGTATCCTAAGGCAAATATTCCAGTGGTCCAATTGAGTTTGGATGCTACTAAGCCAGGAGAATGGCATTATGAATTTGCAAAGTCTTTGTCTAAGCTAAGAGAGAATGGCGTGCTAATCTTGGGAAGCGGAGACATGGTGCATAACTTACGTCTTTACGATTGGAAAAATCAAGACAAGGCTCATGACTGGGCTTTAGAAGCGAATAGCACATTCAAGGACCTGATCCAAAAGAGAGACTGGAAGAACCTCGCCAATTACCAAAAATTAGGGACTGCAGTGCAGATGGCCATCCCTACTCCGGAACATTATTTTCCTATGTTATATGCTTTGGCATTGGCAGAGGAGAAGGAAGAAATCCGTTTTTATAACGATATCATCCAGAGCTCGGTATCTCTGACTAGTATGAAGATCAGTTAA